One window of the Anaeromyxobacter dehalogenans 2CP-C genome contains the following:
- a CDS encoding GDYXXLXY domain-containing protein — MPRDRSPSWGRLAIVLAVQLAILAAIPFRQARARLAGEDVVLESMPVDPLDPLSGYYVALAWRAERDAGPWQGPGDGAWLVIRRNLPAWVGEACLGERPPPEPERIAIRAERTDGGCRIPSAQRFYIPEARRAEVEAAMRETGRTALVDARVDADGNVVLLRLRAGATVVGR; from the coding sequence ATGCCGCGTGACCGCTCGCCGTCCTGGGGCCGCCTGGCGATCGTCCTCGCGGTCCAGCTCGCCATCCTGGCCGCCATCCCGTTCCGCCAGGCGCGGGCCCGCCTCGCTGGCGAGGACGTGGTGCTGGAGTCGATGCCGGTGGACCCGCTCGACCCGCTCTCCGGCTACTACGTCGCGCTCGCCTGGCGCGCCGAGCGCGACGCCGGCCCGTGGCAGGGGCCGGGCGACGGCGCCTGGCTGGTGATCCGGCGCAACCTGCCGGCCTGGGTGGGCGAGGCGTGCCTGGGCGAGCGACCGCCGCCCGAGCCCGAGCGGATCGCCATCCGCGCGGAGCGCACGGACGGCGGGTGCCGCATCCCCTCGGCGCAGCGCTTCTACATCCCCGAGGCGCGCCGCGCCGAGGTCGAGGCCGCCATGCGCGAGACCGGGCGCACCGCGCTCGTGGACGCGCGGGTGGACGCGGACGGGAACGTGGTGCTGCTCCGGCTGCGCGCCGGCGCGACGGTGGTCGGGCGCTGA
- a CDS encoding phospholipase D-like domain-containing protein: MLVVATGLSLVATGHAVLHKRDVRAALGWVGLIWLAPIAGALAYLLFGVNRIRRRAQAIGLPEVRSRAEDRPPPPRLPSDAEHLAPLVALADAVVRRPLVAGNAITLLPGGGLAYPAMLEAIDAAHHSVTFCTYIFDTGLAGDAFADALARAHERGVKVRVLVDAIGVRYRWPPIHRRLRRLGVRTELFLPRLTPAWLPFVNLRNHRKILVVDGRIGFTGGMNVRDEFLPRPGGPPPFMDLQVRIEGPVVAHLQSAFAEDWLFTTGEPLDGNAFFPPLAAAGSVLARGVADGPDEDFEAIRWLLLGALSAARRRVRVVTPYFLPDPPLITALNVAAMRGVEVDVVLPERGNLPLVQWAQTAQLWQVLDRGCRVWCTPPPFDHTKAMVVDGAWSLLGSANWDPRSLRLNFELDVEAYDPELAARVDRLVEDRLAAARPLTLAEVDRRPLPVKLRDGVVRLLSPYL, translated from the coding sequence GTGCTGGTGGTCGCGACGGGCCTGTCGCTCGTCGCGACGGGCCACGCCGTGCTGCACAAGCGCGACGTCCGCGCGGCGCTGGGCTGGGTGGGGCTCATCTGGCTCGCGCCCATCGCCGGCGCGCTCGCGTACCTCCTGTTCGGCGTGAACCGCATCCGCCGGCGGGCCCAGGCCATCGGCCTGCCGGAGGTGCGGAGCCGCGCCGAGGACCGGCCGCCGCCGCCGCGGCTGCCGTCCGACGCCGAGCACCTCGCGCCGCTGGTGGCGCTCGCCGACGCGGTGGTGCGCCGCCCGCTCGTCGCCGGGAACGCCATCACGCTCCTGCCCGGCGGCGGCCTCGCCTACCCGGCCATGCTCGAGGCCATCGACGCGGCCCACCACTCGGTCACCTTCTGCACGTACATCTTCGACACCGGGCTGGCCGGCGACGCCTTCGCCGACGCGCTGGCCCGGGCGCACGAGCGCGGCGTGAAGGTGCGGGTGCTGGTGGACGCCATCGGCGTCCGCTACCGCTGGCCGCCCATCCACCGCCGCCTGCGCCGGCTGGGCGTGCGGACCGAGCTGTTCCTGCCGCGCCTCACCCCGGCCTGGCTGCCGTTCGTGAACCTGCGCAACCACCGCAAGATCCTGGTGGTGGACGGCCGGATCGGCTTCACCGGCGGGATGAACGTGCGCGACGAGTTCCTGCCCCGCCCCGGCGGCCCGCCGCCGTTCATGGACCTGCAGGTGCGCATCGAGGGGCCGGTGGTGGCGCACCTCCAGTCGGCGTTCGCGGAGGACTGGCTGTTCACCACCGGCGAGCCGCTCGACGGCAACGCGTTCTTCCCGCCGCTCGCGGCGGCCGGGTCGGTGCTGGCGCGCGGCGTGGCCGACGGGCCGGACGAGGACTTCGAGGCCATCCGCTGGCTGCTGCTCGGCGCGCTCTCGGCGGCGCGCCGCCGGGTGCGCGTGGTCACGCCCTACTTCCTCCCCGACCCGCCGCTCATCACCGCGCTCAACGTGGCCGCCATGCGCGGGGTCGAGGTGGACGTGGTGCTGCCGGAGCGCGGGAACCTGCCGCTCGTGCAGTGGGCGCAGACCGCGCAGCTCTGGCAGGTGCTCGACCGCGGCTGCCGGGTGTGGTGCACGCCGCCGCCGTTCGATCACACCAAGGCCATGGTGGTGGACGGCGCGTGGTCGCTCCTCGGCTCGGCGAACTGGGACCCGCGCAGCCTGCGGCTCAACTTCGAGCTGGACGTGGAGGCGTACGACCCGGAGCTGGCGGCGCGGGTGGACCGGCTGGTCGAGGACCGGCTCGCGGCGGCGCGCCCGCTCACGCTCGCCGAGGTGGACCGGCGTCCGCTCCCGGTGAAGCTGCGCGACGGCGTGGTGCGGCTGCTCTCGCCGTACCTGTGA
- a CDS encoding alpha/beta fold hydrolase yields the protein MSLPVAIAAAGILLAATLLHYAFWSWRLAVPPVEDELLSVPTRDGWTLGLGRCRPRVAARLPPVLLVHGIAMNRQAFEFGVERYALAAHLARAGFDCFSLDHRGHGASRRGPGAPRRWNLDTYLREDVPAALDAVRAATGARQVLWVGHSQGALMGLAACQRYPERIAGIVALAAPAHFDVQERLKKLVLLRFTVLGRFTRVAARMLAPFAGHWHPAWADLAINMRNVAAPVYRRLLANGLENLEPGVLEQFATFIREDSFRSMDGEADYRAGLEGCAQPALFVAAERDGLAPPSVVQATYRRWGGPKRYVVFERDYGHTDLLLGRGAPEQVFPVVREFLLAHSGPASLAAALEERR from the coding sequence ATGTCCCTCCCCGTCGCGATCGCGGCCGCCGGGATCCTCCTGGCCGCGACCCTGCTCCACTACGCGTTCTGGTCCTGGCGGCTGGCCGTGCCGCCGGTGGAGGACGAGCTGCTATCGGTCCCCACCCGCGACGGCTGGACCCTCGGCCTGGGGCGGTGCCGCCCGAGGGTGGCGGCGCGGCTCCCGCCGGTGCTGCTCGTGCACGGCATCGCCATGAACCGGCAGGCGTTCGAGTTCGGCGTGGAGCGCTACGCGCTCGCCGCGCACCTGGCGCGGGCGGGCTTCGACTGCTTCTCGCTCGACCACCGCGGCCACGGCGCCTCCCGCCGCGGCCCCGGCGCGCCGCGCCGCTGGAACCTCGACACGTACCTGCGCGAGGACGTGCCCGCGGCGCTCGACGCCGTCCGCGCCGCCACCGGCGCCCGGCAGGTGCTCTGGGTCGGCCACAGCCAGGGCGCGCTCATGGGCCTCGCCGCCTGCCAGCGCTACCCCGAGCGCATCGCCGGGATCGTCGCGCTGGCGGCGCCGGCGCACTTCGACGTGCAGGAGCGGCTGAAGAAGCTGGTGCTGCTGCGCTTCACCGTGCTCGGCCGCTTCACCCGGGTGGCGGCCCGGATGCTGGCCCCGTTCGCCGGCCACTGGCACCCGGCCTGGGCCGACCTCGCCATCAACATGCGGAACGTGGCGGCCCCGGTGTACCGGCGCCTGCTCGCGAACGGGCTCGAGAACCTGGAGCCCGGGGTGCTGGAGCAGTTCGCGACGTTCATCCGCGAGGACTCGTTCCGGTCGATGGACGGGGAGGCCGACTACCGCGCCGGGCTGGAGGGGTGCGCGCAGCCGGCGCTGTTCGTGGCCGCCGAGCGCGACGGGCTCGCGCCGCCCTCGGTGGTGCAGGCGACCTACCGTCGCTGGGGCGGCCCGAAGCGCTACGTGGTGTTCGAGCGCGACTACGGGCACACCGACCTGCTGCTCGGGCGCGGCGCGCCGGAGCAGGTGTTCCCGGTGGTCCGCGAGTTCCTGCTCGCGCACTCCGGCCCGGCGAGCCTCGCCGCCGCGCTCGAGGAGCGCCGGTGA
- a CDS encoding PilZ domain-containing protein produces the protein MRGFPQVDYRRDPRLPVSAPAVLAASDGRWDVIAEDFAAGGCRVVSPVPLRLGTAAYLTLQLPSGAGHVAATATVAWNTAAPPWRIGFAFARSGGEERARQVRALLDANPRLGRRPQPLRPSARLRLGAPPDPCPVFTRDERVVLRAARDALAVRELFGRHAVRAVELRRALQGLMLHGWIQTGAPRATDRRWSAVLAETLSTGGARATRDRPADGAGYRPLRGRRAQAFVDLARAESAEGHDASAVEWLQAALAASPEDPFILAALDALTVGHARG, from the coding sequence ATGCGAGGGTTCCCGCAGGTAGACTATCGGCGGGACCCGCGCCTGCCGGTGAGCGCGCCCGCCGTGCTCGCCGCGAGCGACGGCCGCTGGGACGTCATCGCCGAGGACTTCGCCGCCGGCGGCTGCCGCGTGGTGTCCCCGGTCCCGCTCCGGCTCGGCACCGCCGCCTACCTGACCTTGCAGCTCCCCTCCGGCGCGGGCCACGTGGCCGCCACCGCCACCGTCGCCTGGAACACCGCCGCGCCGCCCTGGCGGATCGGCTTCGCGTTCGCGCGCTCCGGCGGCGAGGAGCGCGCCCGCCAGGTCCGCGCGCTGCTCGACGCGAACCCGCGGCTCGGCCGCCGCCCGCAGCCGCTCCGCCCGAGCGCGCGGCTGCGGCTCGGGGCGCCGCCGGATCCCTGCCCGGTGTTCACCCGCGACGAGCGGGTGGTGCTGCGGGCCGCCCGCGACGCGCTGGCGGTGCGCGAGCTGTTCGGCCGCCACGCGGTCCGCGCCGTCGAGCTGCGCCGCGCGCTGCAGGGCCTCATGCTCCACGGCTGGATCCAGACCGGCGCGCCGCGCGCCACCGACCGGCGCTGGTCGGCGGTGCTGGCGGAGACGCTCTCGACCGGCGGTGCGCGCGCCACCCGCGACCGCCCCGCCGACGGCGCCGGCTACCGCCCGCTGCGCGGCCGGCGCGCCCAGGCGTTCGTGGACCTGGCCCGCGCCGAGAGCGCCGAGGGGCACGACGCCTCCGCGGTGGAGTGGCTGCAGGCCGCGCTGGCCGCCTCGCCCGAGGACCCGTTCATCCTCGCCGCGCTCGACGCGCTCACCGTGGGTCACGCCCGCGGCTGA
- a CDS encoding DUF2157 domain-containing protein — MEHASRRFREELRRELPRWQQDGLVSPDAAAALWSRYRLAEAEPASGPGLLPVYALGALLVGAGVVSLVAWHWEDMGPALQLALIGAAMVASHAGGLALWRGRAPRLGHALTLLGTVIFGANVGLVAQIFHVSGVWWGGFAAFAAGALVAGVAYPSLPQLLLGAVLGLWVSGPGLAHDHSGPGLAAAWVVAPALVALAWRERSRALAVVAALGLAPVSGFALFGARLDRGWVVVVLCLAAALCATPLAAAPLAARSDTGARLSGALRVTGRLLFYAAAAVLSFTELAHELRFRGALPGLVLAAAAPAAAFAVAALAIGLRRPEVDPLARGEAMLVGATVIALAAGMSLETGTGTALVANLAIAFLAAGRIVRGLSGLRRAPFWEGMAVAGGLTLVRFVSIDTGLWLKGAGFIACGAAVLLGGIAFERRRARAAEVTHAA, encoded by the coding sequence ATGGAGCACGCATCGCGCCGGTTTCGCGAGGAGCTTCGCCGGGAGCTCCCGCGCTGGCAGCAGGACGGCCTGGTCTCGCCCGACGCGGCCGCGGCGCTCTGGTCGCGCTACCGGCTGGCCGAGGCGGAGCCGGCGTCCGGGCCGGGCCTCCTGCCGGTGTACGCGCTCGGCGCGCTGCTGGTCGGCGCGGGCGTGGTGTCGCTGGTGGCCTGGCACTGGGAGGACATGGGCCCGGCGCTCCAGCTCGCGCTCATCGGCGCGGCCATGGTGGCGAGCCACGCCGGCGGGTTGGCGCTCTGGCGCGGCCGCGCGCCGCGGCTCGGGCACGCGCTCACGCTGCTCGGCACCGTGATCTTCGGCGCGAACGTGGGGCTGGTGGCGCAGATCTTCCACGTGAGCGGCGTGTGGTGGGGCGGGTTCGCCGCGTTCGCGGCGGGCGCGCTCGTCGCCGGCGTCGCCTACCCGAGCCTGCCGCAGCTGCTGCTCGGCGCGGTGCTCGGGCTCTGGGTGTCCGGCCCCGGGCTCGCGCACGATCACTCCGGGCCCGGCCTCGCCGCCGCCTGGGTGGTCGCCCCCGCGCTCGTCGCGCTGGCCTGGCGCGAGCGCTCGCGCGCGCTCGCGGTGGTGGCCGCGCTCGGCCTGGCGCCCGTCTCCGGGTTCGCGCTGTTCGGCGCGAGGCTGGACCGCGGCTGGGTGGTGGTGGTGCTGTGCCTGGCGGCCGCGCTCTGCGCGACCCCGCTCGCGGCCGCGCCGCTCGCCGCCCGCTCCGACACCGGCGCCCGCCTGTCCGGCGCGCTCCGCGTCACCGGCCGCCTGCTGTTCTACGCGGCCGCCGCGGTGCTCTCCTTCACCGAGCTCGCCCACGAGCTGCGCTTCCGCGGCGCCCTGCCCGGCCTCGTGCTCGCCGCCGCGGCGCCGGCCGCCGCCTTCGCGGTCGCGGCGCTCGCGATCGGCCTGCGCCGGCCGGAGGTGGACCCGCTCGCGCGCGGCGAGGCCATGCTGGTGGGCGCCACCGTGATCGCGCTCGCCGCCGGCATGTCGCTCGAGACCGGCACCGGCACCGCGCTCGTCGCGAACCTGGCCATCGCGTTCCTCGCCGCGGGGCGCATCGTGCGCGGGCTCTCCGGCCTGCGCCGGGCGCCGTTCTGGGAGGGCATGGCCGTCGCGGGCGGGCTCACGCTCGTCCGCTTCGTCTCCATCGACACCGGCCTCTGGCTGAAGGGCGCCGGCTTCATCGCCTGCGGCGCGGCGGTGCTGCTCGGCGGGATCGCGTTCGAGCGCCGGCGCGCCCGCGCCGCGGAGGTGACCCATGCCGCGTGA
- the sugE gene encoding quaternary ammonium compound efflux SMR transporter SugE, which translates to MPWIYLVVAGLLETGWAIGLKYTDGFRRPLPSVLTALAIVASMWLLGLAARDLPIGTAYAVWTGIGAAGAAVLGVVLLGEPLSLARAAFLGLLVVSILGLKLTAAS; encoded by the coding sequence GTGCCCTGGATCTACCTCGTCGTCGCCGGCCTGCTCGAGACGGGCTGGGCCATCGGCCTCAAGTACACCGACGGCTTCCGCCGCCCGCTGCCCTCGGTGCTGACGGCGCTCGCCATCGTCGCGAGCATGTGGCTGCTCGGGCTCGCCGCGCGCGACCTGCCCATCGGCACCGCCTACGCGGTGTGGACCGGCATCGGCGCCGCCGGCGCCGCCGTCCTCGGCGTGGTGCTGCTCGGCGAGCCGCTCAGCCTCGCGCGGGCCGCGTTCCTCGGGCTGCTGGTGGTCTCGATCCTCGGCCTGAAGCTCACCGCCGCGTCCTGA
- a CDS encoding sigma-54-dependent transcriptional regulator, producing the protein MRKVLIVDDEPSVRFVLARTCERAGVPYEEAGSAEEARTKLRAAGGGRDGVGLVLLDVRLPGDDGFKLLGEIGGRVDSPFVVVMTAEDTMRSAVEAMKRGAADYLGKPFDLERVERIVRDLSAAPPPGQADEAAAHADERGEAGADARRLREGGVALPDTLIGRSAAMVEVYKEIGRVARTEMTVLLMGESGTGKELVARAIHANSTRARGPFVTVNMAAIPRDLIESELYGHEKGSFTGAVERRPGKFELASGGTLFLDEIGEMPIELQAKLLRVLQEREIDRVGGTRPLAVDVRIVAATNADLARSVEEGRFRRDLYYRLAVVPIRLPPLREREGDVILLARHFVAKFGEQLKGRPVALGKDAEAVLLAHPWPGNVRELQNVLQRALLKLAGNRVGARDVATLVPAAVAGERALTGLVEGLLDAEPPEGGRYQAAIAAIEAPLIAAALARTHGNQLRAAELLGMNRNTLRERMRALGMKPR; encoded by the coding sequence TTGCGAAAGGTCCTCATCGTGGACGACGAGCCCTCGGTCCGCTTCGTGCTCGCGCGGACCTGCGAGCGCGCCGGCGTGCCGTACGAGGAGGCGGGCAGCGCCGAGGAGGCGCGCACGAAGCTCCGCGCCGCCGGCGGCGGCAGGGACGGCGTCGGGCTGGTGCTGCTCGACGTCCGCCTCCCCGGCGACGACGGGTTCAAGCTGCTCGGCGAGATCGGCGGGCGGGTGGACTCCCCGTTCGTCGTGGTGATGACCGCCGAGGACACCATGCGCTCGGCGGTCGAGGCGATGAAGCGCGGCGCCGCCGACTACCTCGGCAAGCCCTTCGACCTCGAGCGCGTGGAGCGGATCGTGCGCGACCTGTCGGCCGCGCCGCCGCCGGGCCAGGCCGACGAGGCCGCCGCGCACGCCGACGAGCGGGGCGAGGCGGGCGCCGACGCGCGGCGCCTGCGCGAGGGCGGCGTGGCGCTGCCGGACACGCTCATCGGCCGGTCCGCCGCGATGGTCGAGGTCTACAAGGAGATCGGCCGGGTGGCGCGGACGGAGATGACCGTGCTGCTCATGGGCGAGTCCGGCACCGGCAAGGAGCTGGTGGCGCGCGCCATCCACGCCAACTCCACCCGCGCGCGCGGCCCGTTCGTCACCGTGAACATGGCCGCCATCCCGCGCGATCTCATCGAGAGCGAGCTGTACGGCCACGAGAAGGGCTCCTTCACCGGCGCGGTGGAGCGGCGGCCCGGCAAGTTCGAGCTGGCCAGCGGCGGCACGCTGTTCCTCGACGAGATCGGCGAGATGCCGATCGAGCTGCAGGCGAAGCTGCTGCGCGTGCTGCAGGAGCGCGAGATCGACCGGGTCGGCGGCACGCGGCCGCTCGCGGTGGACGTGCGCATCGTCGCCGCCACCAACGCCGACCTGGCGCGCTCGGTGGAGGAGGGGCGCTTCCGGCGCGACCTGTACTACCGGCTCGCGGTGGTGCCCATCCGCCTGCCCCCGCTGCGCGAGCGCGAGGGGGACGTGATCCTGCTGGCGCGCCACTTCGTCGCGAAGTTCGGCGAGCAGCTGAAGGGGCGGCCGGTCGCGCTGGGCAAGGACGCCGAGGCGGTGCTGCTCGCGCACCCGTGGCCCGGCAACGTGCGCGAGCTGCAGAACGTGCTGCAGCGCGCGCTCCTGAAGCTCGCCGGCAACCGCGTGGGCGCGCGCGACGTCGCCACCCTGGTGCCGGCCGCGGTCGCCGGCGAGCGCGCCCTCACCGGCCTCGTGGAGGGGCTGCTCGACGCCGAGCCGCCGGAGGGCGGGCGCTACCAGGCGGCCATCGCCGCCATCGAGGCGCCGCTCATCGCGGCCGCGCTGGCGCGGACCCACGGCAACCAGCTCCGGGCGGCCGAGCTGCTCGGGATGAACCGGAACACGCTCCGCGAGCGCATGCGCGCGCTCGGGATGAAGCCGCGCTAG
- a CDS encoding P-II family nitrogen regulator translates to MKKVEAIIKPFKLDEVKQALSEVGVAGLTATEVKGFGRQKGHTELYRGAEYVVDFLPKVKVEVVVADSLVGRVVEVIERAAKTGRIGDGKIFVLPVEEVIRIRTGERGEEAL, encoded by the coding sequence GTGAAGAAGGTCGAGGCCATCATCAAGCCGTTCAAGCTGGACGAGGTGAAGCAGGCCCTCTCCGAGGTCGGGGTCGCCGGCCTCACCGCCACCGAGGTGAAGGGCTTCGGCCGTCAGAAGGGTCACACCGAGCTCTACCGCGGCGCCGAGTACGTGGTGGACTTCCTGCCCAAGGTGAAGGTCGAGGTGGTCGTCGCCGACAGCCTCGTCGGCCGGGTGGTCGAGGTCATCGAGCGCGCCGCCAAGACCGGCCGCATCGGCGACGGGAAGATCTTCGTGCTGCCGGTGGAGGAGGTCATCCGCATCCGCACCGGCGAGCGCGGGGAGGAGGCGCTCTAG
- the glnA gene encoding type I glutamate--ammonia ligase: MAKLTPKAVLDLAKERKATYVDLKFMDFVGIWQHFSIPLYELSEDVFEAGLGFDGSSIRGWQAIHASDMLVVPDADTAAIDPFMAEPTLSLICNVVDPITKEPYSRDPRNIAIKAEKYLKSTGLGDTAFFGPEPEFFVFDEVRYDHGVNHAFYKLDSVEGQWNTGREEPGGNLGYKPRYKEGYFPVGPTDSQQDLRTEMCRVMESVGIHVERQHHEVATAGQAEIDIRFDSLVKCADNLQWFKYIIKNVARRHGKTVTFMPKPLYGDNGSGMHVHQSIWKAGKPLFAGDGYAGLSEMAMYYIGGILKHGPALAALCNPSTNSYKRLVPGFEAPVNLAYSARNRSASIRIPMYSPSPKAKRIEFRSPDPACNGYLAFAAMLMAGLDGIENKINPGQPLDKDIYGMSPEELKDIPKMPGSLDEALECLRKDHKFLLKGDVFTEDVIETWIQYKYDKEITPVRMRPSPMEFALYFDI, translated from the coding sequence ATGGCGAAACTCACCCCGAAGGCGGTCCTGGACCTGGCCAAGGAGCGCAAGGCCACGTACGTGGACCTCAAGTTCATGGACTTCGTCGGGATCTGGCAGCACTTCTCGATCCCGCTCTACGAGCTCAGCGAGGACGTGTTCGAGGCCGGCCTCGGCTTCGACGGCTCCTCGATCCGCGGCTGGCAGGCGATCCACGCCTCCGACATGCTCGTGGTCCCCGACGCGGACACGGCCGCGATCGATCCGTTCATGGCGGAGCCGACGCTCTCGCTCATCTGCAACGTGGTGGACCCGATCACGAAGGAGCCGTACTCGCGCGACCCGCGCAACATCGCCATCAAGGCCGAGAAGTACCTGAAGTCCACCGGCCTCGGCGACACCGCGTTCTTCGGCCCCGAGCCCGAGTTCTTCGTGTTCGACGAGGTCCGCTACGACCACGGCGTGAACCACGCGTTCTACAAGCTCGACTCGGTCGAGGGGCAGTGGAACACCGGCCGCGAGGAGCCGGGCGGCAACCTCGGCTACAAGCCCCGCTACAAGGAGGGCTACTTCCCGGTCGGCCCCACCGACTCGCAGCAGGACCTGCGCACCGAGATGTGCCGGGTGATGGAGTCGGTCGGCATCCACGTGGAGCGGCAGCACCACGAGGTCGCCACCGCCGGCCAGGCCGAGATCGACATCCGCTTCGACTCGCTGGTGAAGTGCGCCGACAACCTCCAGTGGTTCAAGTACATCATCAAGAACGTGGCGCGCCGGCACGGCAAGACCGTGACCTTCATGCCGAAGCCGCTCTACGGCGACAACGGCTCCGGCATGCACGTGCACCAGTCGATCTGGAAGGCCGGCAAGCCGCTGTTCGCCGGCGACGGCTACGCGGGCCTGTCCGAGATGGCGATGTACTACATCGGCGGCATCCTCAAGCACGGGCCGGCGCTCGCCGCGCTCTGCAACCCGTCCACGAACAGCTACAAGCGGCTCGTGCCCGGGTTCGAGGCGCCGGTGAACCTGGCCTACTCGGCCCGCAACCGCTCCGCGTCGATCCGCATCCCGATGTACTCGCCGTCGCCCAAGGCGAAGCGCATCGAGTTCCGCTCGCCCGACCCGGCCTGCAACGGCTACCTGGCGTTCGCGGCCATGCTGATGGCCGGCCTCGACGGCATCGAGAACAAGATCAACCCGGGCCAGCCGCTCGACAAGGACATCTACGGCATGTCGCCGGAGGAGCTGAAGGACATCCCGAAGATGCCGGGCTCGCTCGACGAGGCGCTCGAGTGCCTCCGCAAGGACCACAAGTTCCTGCTGAAGGGCGACGTCTTCACCGAGGACGTGATCGAGACCTGGATCCAGTACAAGTACGACAAGGAGATCACCCCGGTCCGCATGCGCCCGAGCCCGATGGAGTTCGCGCTGTACTTCGACATCTAG
- a CDS encoding sensor histidine kinase, whose product MRLRFALAAALPALVSLAAMALLADRLARRALEDELSARLTAAAQAAASALPAERVARLEPGEERTRTYGHVRARLDVLARSTGTRLYVIRPDRTALADSDGRTRIGEPVPALERDRLEIAQAAAGRPVASQVMFEGSDGLLYKSGYAPLLDASGKVVAVVGADGTAASFATFRRFRRLLATLAVAGAVLGALVAAGASLSVTRPLTRLAEAARRIGRGDLETPLWPRGRRDELGMLRDTLEEMRKALRARDEERETLLAGIAHEVRNPLGALDLFAGILSEELEGRPEAAHVARIRSELAALSKVVEEFLDYARTRPPVREAVELGALVAEVAEIASPLAAARQVSLGVKGAGEARADREQLRRALVNLVRNAVEAAPAASEVELSGRAVGGEAVFEVRDRGAGLGPQARAGLFRPFFTTKEKGTGLGLALAKKVADAHGGALALLDREGGGTVARLAVPLAPPEPRS is encoded by the coding sequence GTGCGCCTCCGCTTCGCCCTCGCCGCCGCCCTCCCCGCGCTCGTCTCGCTCGCCGCGATGGCGCTCCTCGCCGACCGGCTGGCGCGGCGCGCGCTCGAGGACGAGCTCTCGGCCCGCCTCACCGCGGCGGCGCAGGCGGCGGCCTCGGCCCTGCCGGCGGAGCGGGTGGCGCGGCTCGAGCCGGGCGAGGAGCGCACCCGGACCTACGGCCACGTGCGCGCGCGCCTCGACGTGCTGGCGCGCAGCACCGGCACGCGCCTCTACGTGATCCGGCCCGACCGCACCGCCCTCGCGGACTCCGACGGCCGCACCCGCATCGGCGAGCCGGTGCCGGCGCTGGAGCGCGACCGGCTGGAGATCGCGCAGGCCGCGGCCGGGCGGCCGGTGGCGAGCCAGGTGATGTTCGAGGGCTCGGACGGCCTGCTCTACAAGAGCGGCTACGCGCCGCTCCTCGACGCCTCCGGCAAGGTGGTGGCGGTGGTGGGCGCCGACGGCACCGCCGCCTCGTTCGCCACCTTCCGCCGCTTCCGCCGCCTGCTCGCGACGCTGGCGGTGGCCGGCGCGGTGCTGGGCGCGCTCGTGGCCGCGGGCGCCTCGCTCTCGGTGACCCGGCCGCTCACCCGCCTCGCCGAGGCCGCGCGGCGCATCGGGCGCGGCGACCTCGAGACGCCGCTGTGGCCGCGGGGCCGCCGCGACGAGCTGGGCATGCTGCGCGACACGCTGGAGGAGATGCGCAAGGCGCTCCGCGCCCGGGACGAGGAGCGCGAGACCCTGCTCGCCGGCATCGCGCACGAGGTGCGCAACCCGCTCGGCGCGCTCGACCTGTTCGCCGGGATCCTCTCGGAGGAGCTGGAGGGCCGGCCCGAGGCGGCGCACGTGGCGCGCATCCGCTCCGAGCTGGCGGCGCTGTCGAAGGTCGTCGAGGAGTTCCTCGACTACGCCCGGACGCGTCCGCCGGTGCGCGAGGCGGTGGAGCTCGGGGCGCTGGTCGCGGAGGTGGCGGAGATCGCCTCGCCGCTCGCGGCGGCGCGGCAGGTGTCGCTCGGCGTGAAGGGCGCGGGCGAGGCGCGGGCCGACCGCGAGCAGCTCCGGCGCGCGCTCGTGAACCTGGTGCGGAACGCGGTCGAGGCGGCGCCGGCCGCGAGCGAGGTGGAGCTGTCGGGGCGCGCGGTGGGCGGCGAGGCGGTGTTCGAGGTGCGCGACCGCGGGGCGGGGCTGGGGCCGCAGGCGCGGGCCGGCCTGTTCCGCCCGTTCTTCACCACCAAGGAGAAGGGCACCGGGCTCGGCCTCGCGCTCGCGAAGAAGGTCGCGGACGCGCACGGCGGCGCGCTCGCGCTCCTCGACCGCGAGGGCGGCGGCACCGTGGCGCGGCTCGCCGTCCCGCTCGCGCCGCCGGAGCCGCGCTCGTAG
- a CDS encoding two-component system sensor histidine kinase NtrB — translation MLGDALVLARGIPGADRIAFVERYDPSLPPVLGDEEKLMQVVLNLVRNAVDAVATTPSPRVTIETSVSPLRLRVASGRTRPLARVSIQDEGPGIPEAMLQRLFTPFATSKPHGTGLGLAISRRIVEAHGGRIEVRNRAGGGAEANVYLPLDVP, via the coding sequence GTGCTCGGCGACGCGCTGGTGCTGGCGCGCGGCATCCCGGGCGCCGACCGGATCGCGTTCGTGGAGCGCTACGACCCGTCGCTCCCGCCGGTGCTGGGCGACGAGGAGAAGCTCATGCAGGTGGTGCTGAACCTCGTCCGCAACGCGGTGGACGCGGTCGCCACCACCCCCTCGCCGCGGGTGACCATCGAGACCTCGGTGTCCCCGCTGCGCCTGCGCGTGGCGAGCGGCCGCACCCGCCCGCTGGCGCGCGTCTCGATCCAGGACGAGGGCCCGGGAATCCCCGAGGCCATGCTGCAGCGGCTGTTCACGCCGTTCGCGACCTCGAAGCCGCACGGCACCGGGCTCGGGCTCGCCATCTCGCGGCGCATCGTGGAGGCGCACGGCGGGCGCATCGAGGTCCGCAACCGGGCCGGGGGCGGGGCGGAGGCCAACGTGTACCTGCCCCTCGACGTCCCCTAG